The following proteins are encoded in a genomic region of Necator americanus strain Aroian chromosome II, whole genome shotgun sequence:
- a CDS encoding hypothetical protein (NECATOR_CHRII.G5718.T1) — MKELLVPARPVRRSTGVKVIKMCIWNRCSEALKGQEKEATSNGGDKGAGECEATQHRLRNTPCYHREAIPDSLVSYCFCS; from the exons atgaaagaattattggtgcccgctcgaccagttcgaagatcaacgggagtcaaggtgatcaag ATGTGCATATGGAATCGATGCTCGGAAGCGCTGAAAGGGCAAGAGAAAGAGGCAACGAGCAACGGAGGAGACAAAGGAGCCGGCGAATGTGAAGCAACACAGCATCGACTGCGGAATACACCCTGCTACCATCGTGAGGCTATTCCTGACTCGCTTGTTTCGTATTGTTTCTGTTCCTAA
- a CDS encoding hypothetical protein (NECATOR_CHRII.G5717.T1): MLFGLVLAFLYNYAAAAKYPNEITDTPLVLCEPERIVIKIRTTSSNPSHIYADEFAEDPDCSSRNMNKISLRHGKCGMSSERTDNPSGIIQRVCISVQLHPLFVTESDRSYCAQCVYVQSRVLDDLESSLDISEALPTELAPTFDVEKIPKCTYTIRKGSESGPEVRYATVGESVYHVWKCPGENTGILVQNCYVEDGQGNRILVIDQNGCGVDQYVMSTPEYSADLTTAFQPPSTCPTLEERIQQAKAEREAKQEDGKQLMKPEEQSPFAADADVLSPSSKEAMPPGTRPDAEIKQNTTLGSIYFGYGYDSPRSRRELVQPHVSTSKGYPEVDLVGELRVLDSPEDVMYFERKANAVQTECVSKVAYSLVVAALVIVSVLFVIMVLAIVARIASYRNKIIRFEN; encoded by the exons ATGCTCTTTGGATTGGTACTTGCTTTCCTTTACAATTATGCCGCAGCCGCGAAATACCCTAACGAAATTACGGACACTCCGTTAGTACTTTGTGAACCGGAACGGATTGTCATCAAG aTCCGCACCACATCTTCTAATCCTTCTCATATCTACGCTGATGAATTCGCTGAAGATCCTGACTGTTCGTCTCGAAACATGAACAAGATCTCTCTCCGACATGGAAAATGCGGAATGAGCAGTGAAAGAACT GATAACCCATCCGGCATCATCCAACGAGTATGCATCTCAGTCCAGCTGCATCCGCTGTTTGTCACGGAATCCGACAGAAGTTATTGCGCTCAGTGCGTTTACGTCCAGAGTAGGGTCCTTGATGACCTTGAGTCCTCACTAGACATCAG CGAAGCGCTGCCTACGGAACTCGCTCCAACTTTTGATGTGGAGAAAATCCCAAAGTGCACGTACACCATCCGGAAGGGATCTGAAAGCGGTCCAGAAGTGCGCTATGCTACCGTCGGTGAAAGCGTTTATCATGTCTGGAAGTGCCCAGGAG aaaacactGGGATCCTCGTCCAGAACTGTTATGTCGAGGATGGACAGGGTAACAGAATTCTCGTTATCGATCAGAACGGATGCGGTGTAGATCAATACGTGATGTCAACGCCTGAGTACAGCGCCGACCTGACCACCGCTTTTCAG CCACCTTCCACATGTCCAACACTCGAAGAAAGAATTCAGCAAGCGAAGGCAGAACGAGAAGCCAAGCAAGAAGACGGAAAGCAATTGATGAAACCAGAAGA GCAAAGCCCATTCGCCGCAGATGCCGATGTTCTGTCACCATCCTCGAAAGAAGCTATGCCTCCCGGAACTCGACCGGACGCCGAGATTAAGCAAAACACAACTCTTGGCAGTATTTACTTCGGATACGG CTACGACTCTCCCAGAAGTCGACGAGAATTGGTCCAACCACATGTCTCCACATCGAAGGGTTATCCAGAGGTTGACCTTGTGGGAGAGTTGAGAGTGTTGGATTCTCCAGAAGACGTGATGTACTTTG AAAGGAAGGCAAACGCCGTCCAAACGGAATGCGTCTCCAAAGTCGCCTACTCCTTAGTTGTTGCCGCCCTGGTGATCGTTTCCGTGCTCTTTGTGATTATGGTCCTGGCGATAGTAGCCAGAATAGCAAGCTATAGGAACAAGATCATTCGATTTGAGAACTGA
- a CDS encoding hypothetical protein (NECATOR_CHRII.G5719.T1) has protein sequence MSGINSVVTVFQNLFTNHGSTFLNVILVVTTIGGQSIIRKLTFSCPCAYPLNVTHSLVFMVGPSVALFVIGIVLNSTTWKIMHGTCFRVNETRHSWSTLMASWVQVIAQALIAPTAWLFVVFLDGGYYRCLFSHNYCSLETARQCQNTTVLEYYRSSSNFNGMSGGGKYCPHCICNLEGSDASYLDAVSQIYAWFILISFGVSTFLVICFIRMCDKYTFVQHQYVETYKMEENNKFELVAKEHASQLAERNARAFFNQKDWSKRDWDWVSGVAEINNPMFARLRLIAAEKTKTTMYTPLQLWNDHKGYRILKPEVLTVDETQTAGVIVPAEIDAKLE, from the exons ATGTCAGGCATAAACTCGGTGGTTACcgtatttcaaaatttgttcacAAATCATGGGTCAACATTTCTCAATGTGATTCTCGTTGTCACAACGATTGGCGGACAATCG ataATACGGAAGTTGACCTTTTCCTGTCCATGCGCATACCCGCTAAACGTGACGCACTCACTGGTGTTCATGGTTGGGCCTTCCGTGGCGTTGTTTGTTATTGGAATCGTGTTGAACTCAACTACTTGGAAGATTATGCACGGCACGTGTTTCAG AGTTAACGAAACACGCCACTCTTGGTCCACATTGATGGCATCATGGGTGCAAGTTATAGCACAGGCTCTAATTGCCCCCACTGCCTGGCTATTCGTTGTCTTCTTGGATGGCGG GTACTACCGttgtttattttcacataATTACTGCAGTTTGGAAACAGCAAGACAATGTCAAAACACAACAGTTCTAGAGTATTATCGAAGCAGTAGTAATTTCAACGGGATGTCAGGTGGAGGGAAG TACTGTCCTCATTGCATCTGCAACTTGGAAGGATCAGACGCTTCATATCTCGATGCCGTTTCGCAGATCTATGCATGGTTTATACTAATTTCCTTCGGAGTATCCACCTTCTTAG TGATTTGCTTTATACGGATGTGCGACAAGTATACCTTCGTTCAGCACCAGTATGTGGAGACCTATAAAATGGAGGAGAACAACAAGTTCGAGCTGGTTGCTAAG GAACACGCATCACAGCTGGCCGAGCGTAATGCCAGAGcatttttcaatcaaaaagACTGGTCGAAACGCGATTGGGATTGGGTGTCAG GCGTAGCTGAAATCAACAATCCGATGTTTGCGAGGTTGAGGCTGATAGCCGCGGAGAAGACGAAAACTACCATGTACACTCCACTACAGCTTTGGAACGACCACAAG GGTTATCGTATACTCAAGCCGGAAGTGTTGACCGTCGACGAAACGCAAACAGCTGGTGTGATAGTTCCTGCAGAAATCGACGCGAAACTTGAATAA
- a CDS encoding hypothetical protein (NECATOR_CHRII.G5719.T2) — MRIPAKRDALTGVHGWAFRGVVCYWNRVELNYLEDYARHVFQAKYDGNQMAEPSSAIDPPGVISSVVNSNSEVNETRHSWSTLMASWVQVIAQALIAPTAWLFVVFLDGGYYRCLFSHNYCSLETARQCQNTTVLEYYRSSSNFNGMSGGGKYCPHCICNLEGSDASYLDAVSQIYAWFILISFGVSTFLVICFIRMCDKYTFVQHQYVETYKMEENNKFELVAKEHASQLAERNARAFFNQKDWSKRDWDWVSGVAEINNPMFARLRLIAAEKTKTTMYTPLQLWNDHKGYRILKPEVLTVDETQTAGVIVPAEIDAKLE, encoded by the exons ATGCGCATACCCGCTAAACGTGACGCACTCACTGGTGTTCATGGTTGGGCCTTCCGTGGCGTTGTTTGTTATTGGAATCGTGTTGAACTCAACTACTTGGAAGATTATGCACGGCACGTGTTTCAG GCAAAGTATGACGGGAATCAGATGGCAGAACCAAGCTCTGCTATTGATCCGCCTGGAGTGATCAGTTCTGTAGTCAACTCGAACTCTGA AGTTAACGAAACACGCCACTCTTGGTCCACATTGATGGCATCATGGGTGCAAGTTATAGCACAGGCTCTAATTGCCCCCACTGCCTGGCTATTCGTTGTCTTCTTGGATGGCGG GTACTACCGttgtttattttcacataATTACTGCAGTTTGGAAACAGCAAGACAATGTCAAAACACAACAGTTCTAGAGTATTATCGAAGCAGTAGTAATTTCAACGGGATGTCAGGTGGAGGGAAG TACTGTCCTCATTGCATCTGCAACTTGGAAGGATCAGACGCTTCATATCTCGATGCCGTTTCGCAGATCTATGCATGGTTTATACTAATTTCCTTCGGAGTATCCACCTTCTTAG TGATTTGCTTTATACGGATGTGCGACAAGTATACCTTCGTTCAGCACCAGTATGTGGAGACCTATAAAATGGAGGAGAACAACAAGTTCGAGCTGGTTGCTAAG GAACACGCATCACAGCTGGCCGAGCGTAATGCCAGAGcatttttcaatcaaaaagACTGGTCGAAACGCGATTGGGATTGGGTGTCAG GCGTAGCTGAAATCAACAATCCGATGTTTGCGAGGTTGAGGCTGATAGCCGCGGAGAAGACGAAAACTACCATGTACACTCCACTACAGCTTTGGAACGACCACAAG GGTTATCGTATACTCAAGCCGGAAGTGTTGACCGTCGACGAAACGCAAACAGCTGGTGTGATAGTTCCTGCAGAAATCGACGCGAAACTTGAATAA